One region of Brassica napus cultivar Da-Ae chromosome A10, Da-Ae, whole genome shotgun sequence genomic DNA includes:
- the LOC106372403 gene encoding GTP-binding protein At2g22870 translates to MILSQLPRFHLSIFTKPPSSSLSSPHFNFLNHRSNPPVSLARTIFSFAPKSNLATVEPIPLPVVSDSSDMDEAPVEISLDKLFIPPETDISGDDPSSLTARILKGSNIVLSRYARDAQVAQADYVKSSVRTEDCPADGLPEFALVGRSNVGKSSLLNSLVRRKRLALTSKKPGKTQCINHFRINDNWYLVDLPGYGYASAPHELKQDWNTFTKDYFLNRSTLVSVFLLVDASIPPKQIDLDYASWLGQNQVPMTMVFTKCDKRKKKKNGGKRPEENIKEFQDLIQGFFETTPPWIMTSSVTNQGRDEILLHMAQLRNYWLKH, encoded by the exons ATGATCTTATCTCAGCTTCCGAGATTtcatctctccatcttcacgAAACCCCcttcctcctctctctcttctccccaTTTCAATTTCCTAAACCACCGGTCTAACCCACCGGTTTCACTAGCCAGAACCATTTTCTCCTTCGCGCCCAAATCAAATCTCGCCACCGTCGAGCCCATACCACTCCCGGTGGTCTCGGATTCATCCGATATGGACGAAGCTCCCGTGGAGATTTCGCTCGACAAGCTTTTTATCCCGCCGGAGACGGACATCTCCGGGGACGACCCGTCGAGTCTGACGGCTAGGATTCTGAAGGGCTCGAACATAGTGCTCAGCAGGTACGCGAGGGACGCGCAGGTGGCTCAGGCCGACTACGTGAAGAGCAGTGTGAGGACGGAGGATTGTCCGGCCGATGGGCTGCCGGAGTTTGCGCTGGTCGGGAGATCCAATGTTGGGAAATCTTCGCTGCTCAATTCGTTGGTGAGGAGGAAACGACTTGCCTTGACCTCTAAGAAACCTG GAAAGACGCAATGCATTAATCATTTCCGGATCAACGACAATTGGTACCTGGTAGATTTACCTGGCTACGG GTATGCATCAGCACCGCATGAACTCAAACAAGACTGGAACACATTCACCAAAGACTATTTCCTCAACCGATCAACGTTAGTCTCAGTGTTTTTGCTAGTTGATGCCAGCATTCCTCCAAAGCAAATCGATCTGGACTACGCTAGTTGGCTTGGTCAAAACCAG GTTCCAATGACTATGGTGTTCACGAAATGCgacaagaggaagaagaagaaaaacggaGGGAAGAGACCAGAGGAGAATATAAaggagttccaagatttgatcCAAGGATTCTTTGAGACAACGCCACCATGGATTATGACCAGCAGTGTGACTAATCAAGGTCGGGACGAGATATTGTTGCATATGGCTCAGCTAAGAAACTACTGGCTTAAACACTAA